One Belonocnema kinseyi isolate 2016_QV_RU_SX_M_011 chromosome 6, B_treatae_v1, whole genome shotgun sequence genomic region harbors:
- the LOC117175482 gene encoding uncharacterized protein LOC117175482: MFNIFLDVPTDFPSGCSTHCYKIIDGSCSESGLKSIFLEQLSNHGLGILASTENDDLQKLAGIADKIVDASEPNKSLDKKIDRLASKIELLSSGKYRSPLTSRSNFKVNETRSHSSSNSRVNENIGKINRICAGSINSMTIKQIHAKSYVLGRVTHFQKTSWNRHWGVECSGSYYSEKKFLIDTSADILLLPSVKNSEKRPKSFKLFSTSNSDIDTFGGTILSLDLGFRRPIVWNFCIAAVPYPIIGANLLDDYRLLVDSHEKRIINPLTNISSYGNIVDVDQSMICAFLLISRFSQILSECRKLTGLERYIPLDSRKVFYHIVTNGMPVSERPRRFPPEKLKAAKAEFKKLCEIGACRPSESPWATPIQLASRKEGDWRVCGDYRRLKAITTPHINPVPHMHDFSANLYGKKIFSSIDLKRAVRQIRLTPEDIPKTAVITPFGLYEFTRMTVGLRNAAQCFQRYVDSFLSDIGYDFILIDDNVIASSSPEEHENHLCVVFERLKKAGLRINPSKCTFGVSELTFLGHIILGDGIKPTLKKVRAIVDFPKPKTVVDLRRFLVMI, from the exons atgttcaacatttttttggatgTACCCACAGATTTTCCCAGTGGATGTTCGACGCATTGCTACAAGATTATTGATGGTTCTTGTAGCGAATCAgggttaaaatcaatatttttagaaCAACTGTCCAATCATGGGCTTGGAATTTTAGCTTCCACGGAAAATGACGATTTGCAAAAACTCGCGGGAATAGCAGACAAAATTGTCGATGCGTCAGAGCCGAATAAATC ATTGGATAAAAAGATTGATCGATTGGCTTCTAAAATTGAGCTTTTGAGTTCGGGAAAATATCGTTCGCCTTTAACTTCTCGTTCCAATTTTAAAGTTAACGAAACGCGTTCTCATTCAAGTTCCAATTCTAGAGTCAACGAGAATATAGGCAAAATAAATCGGATTTGTGCTGGAAGCATAAACAGTATGACGATAAAGCAAATTCATGCAAAAAGCTATGTTCTTGGCAGAGTTacacattttcagaaaactaGTTGGAACCGACATTGGGGAGTTGAATGTTCGGGTTCCTattattccgaaaaaaaattcttgattgacACTAGTGCAGACATCTTACTTCTGCCCTCTGTCAAAAATTCGGAGAAGCGTCCAAAGagttttaaactgttttcaaCCAGCAACTCTGATATTGATACTTTTGGAGGAACCATCCTTTCCCTCGATTTAGGGTTCCGTCGTCCAATTGTCTGGAATTTTTGTATTGCTGCTGTTCCCTATCCTATAATAGGAGCTAATCTGCTTGATGATTATCGTCTTCTTGTAGATAGTCACGAGAAAAGAATAATAAACCCGTTAACTAACATTAGCTCTTACGGGAATATTGTTGATGTCGATCAATCTATGATTTGCGCTTTTCTGTTAATTTCGCGATTTTCACAGATCCTATCAGAATGCAGAAAGCTAACCGGACTTGAACGATATATCCCTTTAGATTCCAGAAAGGTTTTTTATCATATCGTCACTAACGGGATGCCTGTCTCAGAACGCCCTCGACGTTTTCCTCCTGAAAAGCTCAAGGCTGCCAAAGCAGAATTcaaaaagctttgtgaaatcggAGCATGCAGACCCTCGGAGAGTCCATGGGCAACTCCCATACAGTTGGCTAGCAGAAAGGAAGGGGACTGGAGAGTTTGCGGTGACTATCGTCGCCTTAAAGCAATAACTACTCCGCACATAAACCCGGTTCCACATATGCACGATTTTTCAGCTAATTTATACGGAAAGAAGATTTTTTCCTCTATTGATTTAAAAAGGGCTGTTCGGCAAATTCGTCTCACTCCGGAAGACATCCCAAAAACAGCGGTGATTACGCCGTTCGGATTGTATGAATTTACACGCATGACGGTTGGTCTGCGAAATGCAGCCCAATGTTTTCAACGTTATGTAGACAGTTTTTTGTCAGATATTGGCTATGATTTCATCCTTATAGATGATAACGTCATCGCATCCTCATCACCGGAGGAGCATGAGAACCACCTGTGCGTAGTCTTCGAGAGACTTAAAAAAGCTGGCCTTCGAATCAATCCATCTAAATGCACTTTCGGCGTTTCAGAATTGACTTTCCTCGGACACATCATTTTGGGTGACGGCATTAAACCAACACTCAAGAAGGTAAGGGCTATCGTCGATTTTCCTAAGCCTAAAACAGTGGTTGATTTGCGCAGGTTCCTGGTGATGAtatag